The DNA window CCCCGGCGGCATCGAGCCCGCCCGGACGACCACGCCGGGGCAGCCGATAGCGCTGGAGCCGCGAGAACTGCCACGCGGCGCCGACCCCGCCGTCCCCTGGTACCACGACGGAAAGGTCAGCCTTGGCCCCGACCGACTGGCCGAGGTGGGCAGGTTCCCCGCGGGCTCCCGGGCCGGGCTGCTCGCTGCCGGGGAGAACGTCGTCGTCGCCGAGGAATGCTGCAACCAGAAGACGAACAAGATCGAGACGAGGCTCTGGGACCTGAAGGGGTCCCCGCCGAAGGTGCTCGAGGGCGGCGGCCCCAGGGTGTCCAGCGACGGCCGGACGGTGGTGACCTCGACCAACATCTACTCCGTCAGCCCACGGACGTTCATCGCCTACGACACCACCACGGGCGAGGAGATCCGGCGCACCAAGATCCCCTACCCGATCGCGAACCTCACCGGGTTCGTCGGCGACAAGGTGGCGTTCACCTACGAGCACAAGGGGAACCAGCCCGGCGCCACCGGACTGTGGGATCCCCGTACTGGCGAGACGAGGCCCCTTCCCGACGCCGGCGTGGTCGGGCTGACCGGCGGCGGGACCCGCCTCGTCGCCAGGTTCGGCGAGCCGCTGATCTACCAGCGTGTCGTCGACCTCCGCGACCCCCAGACTGACCTCTGGCCAGCCCATCAGACCGTCACCTCGTTCTCGCCGGACGGCCGGTACGCCACCGGGATCGAGGGCGACGGCCCCGAGCAGGGCGACTACAGCACGGCGTGGCGCCTCGTCGTCTACGACCTGCGGGAACGGCGGGTCGTGCTGCGCGTCGACAGCTACGCGTTCTCGCAGGTCGCGTGGGAGCCGAACGGCTCCTTGCTCGCCGTCGTCCAGGTGCCGAACGGCGGCTTCGGTGCCGAGGTGATCGTGCGGTGCACGCTCCAAGGCGCGTGCGAACGAGCCTCGGAGCTCCGCGACGCCGAAGAGGGCCTGCCGCCGGTGTTCCTGTTGCCGGGCTTGCCGCAGGTGGTCGTCACGTAGTGGGCAGGTGGTGCGTACGGATCCCTGCTCACCCGTCCTCGCCCAAGATGGGGGCATGAACGAGATCGTGGAGCGCTACCAGCGGCGAGCGGACGCTTTCGAGGCGAACGTCGAGGCGGTCGCCGCCGAGCAATGGGACAACCCCTCTCCCTGTGAGAAGTGGTCGGCCGGGGACGTCGTCGACCACATCATCGCCATGCACGGCTACATGCTCAGGCCCATCGGCCGCTCCGCGCCGGAGCGGACGGAGGATCGGCTGGCGGACTTTCGCGCCGCGCGTAAGGCCGTTCAGGACCTCCTCGACGATCCCGCGGTCGCCGGGCAGGAGGTCGAGACGCCCACCGGGAAGATGACGTTCGCCGCGCAGATCGACGGCGTCGTCAGCGACGACCTTCCCCTGCACGGGTGGGATCTCGCCCGGGCGACCGGGCAGGACGAGACCATCGATCCGGTCGACGTCGAACGACTCTGGGCCAGCACCACCGCGACTCCGGCCGAGCTGATGGAGCAGTACCGCACGCCCGGCGCGTTCGGGCCCGATGTCGAGGTCTTCGGCGCGGAGGTGTCGGTCCCGGCAGACGCATCCCTCCAGGACCGCCTGCTGGGCCTGATAGGCCGCCAGCCCTAGCCTCGGAATTTCGGGGGTCGCCTTACCCGGCCAGTGCCCGCTCTACCTGGCGTCCACCCCACGTAAAGCGGCCAATGATCATGTCAACATGATCGTTGGCCCCGGGGCGGGGCGGGACCGGGCGAACCCACGGCCGGACGAAAGATCGAGGCTAGGGTGCAGCCATGGCAGAGATCGACCTGGACCGCATCGAGGCCGAGCGGGACCGTATTCGCACGACTTATATCAAGTCCGAACGCTCCACGTCCGCGCGCGGAGTCCACCACGTGGCGCTGCTGTCCTCCGACGTCGAGCAGACGGTCCGCTTCTACCAGGACATCCTCGGCTTCCCGTTGACCGAGATCTTCGAGAACCGCGACTACCGCGGCTCGAACCACTTCTTCTTCCACCTCGGCAACGGCAACCTGCTCGCGTTCTTCGACTTCCCCGGGCTCGATCTCGGCCCGTACGCGGAGGTGCTCGGCGGCCTGCACCACCTGTGCATCTCGATGGAGCCCGAGCAGTGGGCACAGGCCAAGCAGCGGCTCGACGACGCGGGCGTGAAGTACCTCGAGGAGAGCGGCACCTCCCTCTACCTCAGCGACCCCGACGGAGCCCGGGTGGAGCTGATCGCCGACCCGTTGGGCGAGATGTACGGCAACGAGGTTCTCTAACGGTCCAACCTTCCGCTCGGGGGTGGTCTTGCGACTAGTCTTGGCGATCACCGAGGAGGAGGGGCTGCAGATGGACATGGGTACCCGTCGTCCCTACCGGGTGACGTTGAGTGCGGCGTTCGCCGTCTCTGTCATGGCGCTGGCGGCGGCATGCAGCGGCGGTGGCGGCTCGACCAACACCGGTACTGGGAGCGGTAGTGGCAGTGGCGCCGGCGACAAGAAGTACGTGATCGGGGTCAGCAACACGCTCGTCGGCAACGGCTGGCGCGAGGAGATGATCTGCGCCGTCAAGGCGGAGTCGTTGGCCAGCAAGAAGGTCAGCAAGGTCGTCGTGACCAACCGCAACGGCGGGCCGACCGAGCAGATCGCCGACCTGCGCAGCCTGATCTCCCAAGGCGTGAACGCGATCATCGTGAACCCGTCGGACCGGGAGAAGCTCAACCCGGTCATCAAGCAGGCCACCGCGAAGGGGATCGTGGTCGTCTCGGTCGACCAGGCCGTGACCGAGCCGAGCGCCCACGTCGCGACCAACGACCAGGTCGCGTACGGCCGGCTCGGCGGCGAATGGCTCGCCAAGGCGATCGGCGGCAAGGGCAACGTGGTCGAGATGCGCGGCATCGCGGGCGTTCCGGCCGACGACGACCGGCACAAGGGCTTCACCGAGGCTCTCGCGAAGTACCCCGACATCAAGGTCGTCAAGGAAGTCTTCACAGGCTGGGACTTCTCCAAGGGCGGCCAGCAGGCACTCGACCTGCTGAACACCTCGACGAAGGTCGACGGCATCTGGACGTCCGGCATCGACTACACCGTGGTGAACGCTTTCCAGACGCTGAAGAAGCCGCCCGTACCGGTCGTCGGCGCGGACAACAACGAATTCCTCAACCAGCTGCTCAACCAGTACGA is part of the Tenggerimyces flavus genome and encodes:
- a CDS encoding TIGR03086 family metal-binding protein, which gives rise to MNEIVERYQRRADAFEANVEAVAAEQWDNPSPCEKWSAGDVVDHIIAMHGYMLRPIGRSAPERTEDRLADFRAARKAVQDLLDDPAVAGQEVETPTGKMTFAAQIDGVVSDDLPLHGWDLARATGQDETIDPVDVERLWASTTATPAELMEQYRTPGAFGPDVEVFGAEVSVPADASLQDRLLGLIGRQP
- a CDS encoding VOC family protein, which translates into the protein MAEIDLDRIEAERDRIRTTYIKSERSTSARGVHHVALLSSDVEQTVRFYQDILGFPLTEIFENRDYRGSNHFFFHLGNGNLLAFFDFPGLDLGPYAEVLGGLHHLCISMEPEQWAQAKQRLDDAGVKYLEESGTSLYLSDPDGARVELIADPLGEMYGNEVL
- a CDS encoding ABC transporter substrate-binding protein, with the protein product MRLVLAITEEEGLQMDMGTRRPYRVTLSAAFAVSVMALAAACSGGGGSTNTGTGSGSGSGAGDKKYVIGVSNTLVGNGWREEMICAVKAESLASKKVSKVVVTNRNGGPTEQIADLRSLISQGVNAIIVNPSDREKLNPVIKQATAKGIVVVSVDQAVTEPSAHVATNDQVAYGRLGGEWLAKAIGGKGNVVEMRGIAGVPADDDRHKGFTEALAKYPDIKVVKEVFTGWDFSKGGQQALDLLNTSTKVDGIWTSGIDYTVVNAFQTLKKPPVPVVGADNNEFLNQLLNQYDKGVRGAAVTNPATIGGVGASLAIDVLDGKEVPRETTLTPQVWDYDTTKSELEKNYFPDRDPTYSSQVEVKPHTDYTPEQLFACKGPGE